A single window of Nicotiana tomentosiformis chromosome 1, ASM39032v3, whole genome shotgun sequence DNA harbors:
- the LOC138903681 gene encoding uncharacterized protein: MFMNRMNITELLESDWSADIHEYIVTMRGNITEIDNYFDWYYISCNSCSKKIVPSNGVYTCHFCAKECKFPLVKYKIHVKVNDKTGKTTLVLFNAVAEKLLDTSAHKLFNRLSLESNNVPPQIQSLCGKEFIFKLRLNNYNLKEGLENYTVSKLFIPDENLELQYTTRKEQKGKKKVEDNIETKRFVEGKRFVNCRKINSDIRNKSVFLFRQVSVVIYNPYFQDLNFLNIFCHSYLYRLSTVSPIEKGQKRKKWKKQNNTC, translated from the exons ATGTTTATGAACAGGATGAACATTACTGAGTTGTTGGAGTCCGACTGGAGTGCCGATATACAT GAATACATTGTTACTATGAGGGGCAACATTACAGAAATAGATAATTATTTTGATTGGTACTACATTTCATGCAACTCGTGTTCGAAGAAGATTGTACCTTCAAATGGTGTCTATACATGTCACTTTTGCGCGAAAGAATGCAAGTTTCCTTTGGTGAA GTACAAAATACACGTCAAAGTAAATGACAAAACTGGAAAGACTACTCTGGTTCTATTTAATGCTGTAGCGGAGAAGCTCCTTGATACATCCGCCCACAAGTTGTTCAATAGGCTGTCATTGGAAAGCAATAATGTACCTCCACAAATCCAAAGCCTTTGCGGCAAGGAATTTATTTTCAAGCTACGATTAAACAATTACAATCTTAAAGAGGGGCTTGAAAATTATACGGTATCCAAGTTATTCATTCCAGATGAGAATCTGGAATTGCAATACACAACAAGGAAAGAACAAAAG GGGAAAAAGAAGGTTGAGGATAACATTGAAACAAAACGTTTTGTCGAAGGAAAG cgtTTTGTTAATTGCAGAAAGATAAATAGTGACATAAGAAACAAGAGCGTATTTCTTTTCAGGCAAGTTTCTGTTGTTATATACAATCCTTACTTTCAAGATTTAAATTTTCTAAATATCTTTTGCCATTCCTATCTTTACCGTCTTTCCACTGTTTCACCAATTGAGAAAGGACAAAAGAGAAAGAAATGGAAAAAACAGAACAACACATGTTGA